DNA from Mesorhizobium sp. B2-1-1:
ATCCCAATGTTGCGGGAACTCGGCTATGAGGTATTTACTCCAAAGATCTATCCAGACGATGCTAATTTCCGAAGCGCTTCCGTCGATTATTCGGAGGATAAAAACTTAACAATCCCGCCGGATGACCTTGCAGTTCTGAATAAGGCTGATTGGTACAGAGGCGCGCCGCGCAAAGCTTGGGAAATCGCCAACAAATATTTTGACATCATGTTCTGCATCGTCTTCGATCCCAAGGGTTTTGAAATTGCCGCCAGGCGGTTCCAGGGAGCAATGCTCTGGCGTACCTATGGCTTGGCGGGCAACAATACTTATTCGAAGATCATCGAAACAATGCCATTCTACCAAGGTGTTTACACTGCAATCCAGGCCCTTGGAAAACGCTTCTGGTTTACCGAAGGCTATCCTCATCTGCATAAAGTCGAGCCTGATTATCTTGCATCTAAGACCGTGTTTCTGCCACTAGGTATGGGCGGGGCAAGTGATCCGATCTCGGCGGAATGGAACGGCGGTGACCGGCGCATCCTGTTCATCTGCCCCGACATTGGTTTTAACCAAGCCTATGTAGAGATATTCCAGAAATTTAAGAAAGACTTCCGTGGGTTTCCCTATGCAATCGGCGGCGCGCAATCGGTCAAGACGACAGACCCAAGCGTGCTGGGTTATCTGCCGATCGAGGAACATCGCAGAAATATGCGCGAGATGCGCGTGATGTTCTATCACAGCCAAGAACCTAACCATATTCACTTCCACCCGTTCGAGGCGATTAAAGCTGGGATGCCGCTTGTATTCATGGGTGGCGGCATTCTCGATATGTTCGGTGGTAAGAAATTGCCCGGCCGTTGCGCAACTATCGAGGAGGCGAGAAAAAAAATTGACCGCATCCTCAAGGATGACTGGAAACTGATTAATAAGATACGTGAGAGCCAAGCGGTCCTGCTCGATCCGATGAAGGCAGAGAACTGTACCGGGTTCTGGCGTCAAGGCATGGAGAAGGTATTCACCAAGCTTGCAGAATCGCGAGCTGATGCGGAGGAATTGGAACCGCTGCCCAAGCGCATTGCTGTGCTGACCGACAAGAATTCCATAGCCAAGGCTCGCGCTTTGGCCTTGGCGCTGGAGGAAGGGGCCAAACTCGCCAATGAGGATGTGGAAATAGTTCTCACCATCGAACGCAGCAAGCGGGCTTATTCGAGTAAACCGATTGAAAAGGAAGAGTTCGACGTGCCCGTAAGGGAATTCTCATGGCGTGCGCTTGACCGGGAAGCTGCCAATCGGGCGCTTGTTTATGCCGGTGCTGCGCGACCTTTGACATTAAATAGTTATCTCATCCCTGATGACGGCATCAATCATTTGCAGGATTGTGATCTCTGGGTGGTTGTCGCGTCAGAAGTCAGCACACCGATCCTGCCAATTCGTCCGATTGTTCTAGCTCCAGACACGATAGCGCCACGTTTCCGCCCAGGCCCGCAAGAAATCGTTAAGATGGGGCAGTTTGGGTTAACGCTTGCACCCGAAGCCGTCATCGTCGACAGCCAGTTTGCAAGTGAGGAGCTGATTCACTGCGAGGGGGTCTCCGCCAGGAATGTCCATGTTTTGCCACCTTTGCCAACAATCGAGGTTGCTCCAGCCTTGGATGTGGGTGAGGAGGCAAAAGCGTTTGTCTGGGTGCTGCACCCACTTTCAATCGCCAACATCGATCGTGCTGCGGAAGCGCTTGCAATTTACTATCATGAGATGAGCGGCAAGCTGAAATGCAATATTCTTCTCTCGGAGGCATACCAGACGAAATTGACCGACGATGATATCAGCAATGTCAAACGCAACCTTACGAAGGCGATGCGCCGATGGAATATTCCGCGCAGGCGTTACTCGATCTCTGAATTGTTGTCCGAAAGGCAGCTCCGGCGGGTCATCAAGGAGTCGGCTTTCCTATGGCGCCCAGGCAAACTCGACAGTGACATTACGACCATAACCATTGCCCGGGCCTTTAGAAAGCGTGTTGTTGCGGCACATTGCCCGGTGTTGAAAGAATATGCTGGAAATCTCGGGTTTAACATTACCTGGACCGATGACGAAGACCCGAACTCTATGGCAGGGAACATTTGCGAACCCGCTCGGGACCATTCTTTGCCGCTTGCACCATTCAAAGGGCGTGAGATGTCGATTGAGGATTGCGCGCGCGATTATTGGAACGTCATTTCAGAATGCCTGTAACCAAATACGGAATATATTTGGCCTATGGGCCACGGATCGAGTTGCGCAATGAAGGCCTTGGCCGTCACCTTGCCGAATTTCTGCGCGCCTCCCTTAGGCGTGATGACGTCGAGTTTGTAATCGCAGCGCCGAGCTGGATGAGGGATCATCTCAGAGATCTGATGGATGGTTTCGGGGTCAGTGAAGGCCAATACGAAATACTCGGTCCGACGCAGAGTTCCCTTTCATGGTCAGCCTTTCAGACAGGAACGAGAGTGAGGAAATGGTTGTCTCGCGTCCGCAAGAAGGATGACGTAAAAAAAGGGGGGCTGCTTCTTCGGATCAAGTTTGCTGGTATTCGCTTGGTGTCCCGAGTGACCCGCTATCTCATGCGAACGCGAAATCCGCTAGTGTTCGTTGCTACTGTCATTCTCGCGCTTAGCTTACTGCCGTTCGCCGCGCTGATCTATCTGCTGCGCAATACTGTTCTGAAGGGGGTTGGCCGTCTCAGGCGCAGTTCTACTTTGCGCAGAATGCTGGGGACCACGCAACCTGCGAAACCCCGCATCTTTGGGCTACTTGGCCGAATGCGGCATCATCTCTATCAAACGATGTGTGACGAAGAAGCCCGGCTTGTCGCTGAAATGGCAAACAGGCGGGATGATATTTCGGCCTGGTATTGCCCGACAGCGTTCTGGCCGCAATTCAATCTGATTGAAAAGCCGCGTTTGACGTGCGTTCCCGACGTAGTGTTCACCGGCTTCCCGGTCGGGTTTGCTACGGATGAACCGGCGGCAGATCAATTGTTTAATAATTTCCGGCGCATCGAATCAATTATCGACGCGGGCCATGCCTTTGTCACCTACAGTAAGCACGTGAAGCAGAAGACGCTGGTGGAAAGGTTTCAGGTCAAGGGATCGTCGGTTCACGTTGTGCCGCATGGCGCAAACCGGCTCGATGAGCTGATCACAGTGACTGGTTTTGCAGATAACAGGAAAGCCAGCGATGCATTGAGCGCGCAATATTTCTGGTCAGCAACCTCGAAGGCGACCAACAACTGGAATGGCGTGAGGTTTTCTTCTGGCGATCTTGGTTTTGTGTTTTATGCAAGTCAGTTTCGACCGAACAAGAATGTCGTCACTCTGTTGAAGGCGTATCGCTGGCTCCGACGCGAGAAGCTGTTGCGTTACAAGCTTATTCTTACTGGAGCTTGGCAGGCGGACAGGGAAGTCAACAGGTATTTGACTGAAAACAACCTACACGATGATGTCCTGTGTTTACGTAATCTCACCGAGCGGGAACTGGCCGCGTGCTATAACCGCGCTGTCCTCGCTGTGAACCCGAGCTTGTCAGAAGGTGGGATGCCGTTCACGTTTACAGAAGCAGTGTCGGTCGGGACCCCAGTTGTCATGGCAGACATCCCTGTCACTAAGGAAATCCTGACCGACAAAGTGGTGCATCAAAAGACAGTATTTAATCCCGAGAGTTGGACGGCGATGGCCGAAAAAATCGAATGGGCGATCCAGCACAAGGATAGCCTCTACAAAATCCAGAGAGCATTCTACGATGAGGTTTTGGTGAACCGTACGTGGGACCATGTTGTCGCCGACTATATTGACATTCTGAACGACATGGCTGGCAAGCCGTTTTCATATACGCCTGAGATTGTCGAACGACTCAATGAAGCTGTTTAAGCCCCTGACACAGTGCCGACGGACCTCGGGCAGATCAAAAGCAGAGCAGAAAGGCATGACGCCGTCACTATGAGCAAAGGCCTTTTCATTCTGGGCTTTGGCGGCCATGCGCGCAGCGTAGGAGACATAGCCTTATCGACAGGGTTCGATGATTTGATTTTCATCGATGACCAGGCAAAGGCCGGTGAGGAATTTGCGGGCTTTCCTGCTGTCGCTGTTCTTCCCAGCAATGCCTCCGGCGCCGGTTGGTTCATGTTTCCGGGCTCGGGTGACAATGCGCGG
Protein-coding regions in this window:
- a CDS encoding glycosytransferase, which gives rise to MRLEKSVRVDNVPRVMWILNHTAARKFEIPMLRELGYEVFTPKIYPDDANFRSASVDYSEDKNLTIPPDDLAVLNKADWYRGAPRKAWEIANKYFDIMFCIVFDPKGFEIAARRFQGAMLWRTYGLAGNNTYSKIIETMPFYQGVYTAIQALGKRFWFTEGYPHLHKVEPDYLASKTVFLPLGMGGASDPISAEWNGGDRRILFICPDIGFNQAYVEIFQKFKKDFRGFPYAIGGAQSVKTTDPSVLGYLPIEEHRRNMREMRVMFYHSQEPNHIHFHPFEAIKAGMPLVFMGGGILDMFGGKKLPGRCATIEEARKKIDRILKDDWKLINKIRESQAVLLDPMKAENCTGFWRQGMEKVFTKLAESRADAEELEPLPKRIAVLTDKNSIAKARALALALEEGAKLANEDVEIVLTIERSKRAYSSKPIEKEEFDVPVREFSWRALDREAANRALVYAGAARPLTLNSYLIPDDGINHLQDCDLWVVVASEVSTPILPIRPIVLAPDTIAPRFRPGPQEIVKMGQFGLTLAPEAVIVDSQFASEELIHCEGVSARNVHVLPPLPTIEVAPALDVGEEAKAFVWVLHPLSIANIDRAAEALAIYYHEMSGKLKCNILLSEAYQTKLTDDDISNVKRNLTKAMRRWNIPRRRYSISELLSERQLRRVIKESAFLWRPGKLDSDITTITIARAFRKRVVAAHCPVLKEYAGNLGFNITWTDDEDPNSMAGNICEPARDHSLPLAPFKGREMSIEDCARDYWNVISECL
- a CDS encoding glycosyltransferase; amino-acid sequence: MPVTKYGIYLAYGPRIELRNEGLGRHLAEFLRASLRRDDVEFVIAAPSWMRDHLRDLMDGFGVSEGQYEILGPTQSSLSWSAFQTGTRVRKWLSRVRKKDDVKKGGLLLRIKFAGIRLVSRVTRYLMRTRNPLVFVATVILALSLLPFAALIYLLRNTVLKGVGRLRRSSTLRRMLGTTQPAKPRIFGLLGRMRHHLYQTMCDEEARLVAEMANRRDDISAWYCPTAFWPQFNLIEKPRLTCVPDVVFTGFPVGFATDEPAADQLFNNFRRIESIIDAGHAFVTYSKHVKQKTLVERFQVKGSSVHVVPHGANRLDELITVTGFADNRKASDALSAQYFWSATSKATNNWNGVRFSSGDLGFVFYASQFRPNKNVVTLLKAYRWLRREKLLRYKLILTGAWQADREVNRYLTENNLHDDVLCLRNLTERELAACYNRAVLAVNPSLSEGGMPFTFTEAVSVGTPVVMADIPVTKEILTDKVVHQKTVFNPESWTAMAEKIEWAIQHKDSLYKIQRAFYDEVLVNRTWDHVVADYIDILNDMAGKPFSYTPEIVERLNEAV